The proteins below come from a single Miscanthus floridulus cultivar M001 chromosome 1, ASM1932011v1, whole genome shotgun sequence genomic window:
- the LOC136463547 gene encoding adenylate isopentenyltransferase-like has protein sequence MSIKPVVIMGATGTGKTKLSIDISKVIGGEVINADKMQIYAGLDITTNKIRPNDQGGIPHHLIGVISSIADDVSVPSFRSIATTTAESIARRGRVPVLVGGSNSLMHGFLADHLDPSLANPFLIPKYKPNLRFESCLLWVHTHELVLNEYLCRRIDDMVASGLVEELKEYFDTTLAHKIGNHTGLAKAIGVRELSKYFGGGMSLSDSIDEMKANTKALAKSQTTKIRHIAGVWGWPVCVVDSTEAIRCHLSGGDHSTEDISWERDVSSPAIAIVDKFLHS, from the coding sequence ATGTCGATTAAACCGGTGGTAATCATGGGTGCCACTGGCACAGGCAAGACGAAGTTATCAATTGACATATCCAAGGTGATTGGTGGTGAAGTGATAAATGCGGACAAGATGCAAATATATGCTGGTCTTGATATCACAACTAACAAGATCCGGCCGAATGATCAAGGTGGTATTCCTCATCACTTAATTGGGGTTATTTCATCAATTGCGGATGATGTGTCTGTACCTTCCTTTCGATCTATTGCAACAACTACTGCAGAGTCTATTGCAAGGCGTGGTCGAGTTCCAGTTCTGGTAGGTGGGTCAAACTCACTTATGCATGGATTTCTTGCTGACCACCTTGATCCCTCCCTTGCCAATCCTTTTTTGATACCAAAGTATAAGCCAAATTTAAGGTTCGAAAGTTGTCTACTTTGGGTCCATACGCATGAGCTGGTTCTTAATGAGTATCTGTGTCGCCGTATTGATGATATGGTTGCTTCTGGCTTAGTTGAGGAACTAAAAGAGTATTTTGATACTACGCTGGCTCATAAGATTGGCAACCACACTGGGCTCGCTAAGGCAATTGGTGTGCGAGAACTAAGCAAATATTTTGGTGGAGGCATGAGTCTTTCTGATTCCATAGATGAGATGAAAGCAAATACAAAAGCCCTTGCAAAATCACAGACTACAAAGATTCGCCATATCGCTGGTGTTTGGGGCTGGCCTGTGTGTGTGGTGGACTCTACAGAAGCCATACGCTGCCATCTAAGTGGAGGAGACCATAGTACGGAGGACATATCATGGGAACGCGATGTGAGTTCTCCTGCAATTGCTATTGTGGATAAGTTTTTACATAGCTAA